In one window of Posidoniimonas corsicana DNA:
- a CDS encoding WG repeat-containing protein, whose amino-acid sequence MARCSENRQLYPTRIDGRFGCIDSAGQVVIDPKFDVAGGFREGVAGVWMWSGPPDDSGRPSALHGFINDSGDWIAKPAYAESREFSDGLAAVQLGKKWGYLDLSGRMAIEPRFRVAWEFSEGLAPVELNAKTMAMINRQGEVVFEMAGARLGGCGDGLIPCEQKRSWSYLRPDGSVAFEVECTAAGGFQEGRAGVLRSGLTGYLDTDGQWAIPPTYPQGGNFSEGLAAVELPAAGGGSRAPGEPQTFAYIDRSGKQAIEQTFLGAQPFSDGLAAVQIDDHDRYAYIDRQGTVAIPPMKCGFAKPFEGELAAVQHPRNFDRFGYINRQGEFVWRW is encoded by the coding sequence ATGGCCCGTTGCTCCGAGAACCGACAGCTCTACCCGACCCGCATCGACGGGCGGTTTGGGTGCATCGACTCGGCGGGCCAGGTCGTGATCGATCCCAAGTTTGACGTCGCCGGCGGATTCCGTGAGGGCGTCGCCGGAGTGTGGATGTGGAGCGGCCCGCCCGACGACAGCGGCCGGCCGTCGGCGCTGCACGGCTTCATCAACGACTCCGGCGACTGGATCGCCAAGCCGGCCTACGCGGAGTCGCGCGAGTTCTCCGACGGCCTGGCCGCGGTCCAACTCGGCAAGAAGTGGGGCTACCTCGACCTGAGTGGCCGGATGGCGATCGAGCCGAGATTCCGCGTCGCATGGGAGTTCTCAGAGGGACTCGCCCCGGTTGAGCTCAACGCCAAGACCATGGCTATGATCAATCGCCAGGGGGAGGTCGTGTTCGAGATGGCCGGCGCCCGGCTGGGCGGGTGCGGCGACGGCTTGATCCCGTGCGAACAGAAGCGGAGTTGGTCGTACCTCCGGCCCGACGGCTCGGTGGCGTTTGAGGTCGAGTGCACGGCCGCGGGCGGGTTCCAGGAAGGCCGCGCGGGGGTCCTCAGGTCGGGCCTGACCGGCTACCTGGATACCGATGGGCAATGGGCTATCCCGCCAACCTACCCGCAGGGGGGCAACTTCAGCGAGGGCCTCGCGGCGGTCGAGCTCCCGGCCGCCGGTGGCGGGTCCCGCGCGCCTGGCGAGCCGCAGACGTTCGCCTACATCGACCGGTCGGGCAAGCAGGCGATCGAGCAGACGTTCCTCGGCGCGCAGCCGTTCTCCGACGGCCTCGCCGCGGTGCAGATCGACGATCACGACCGCTACGCCTACATCGACCGCCAGGGCACGGTCGCCATCCCGCCGATGAAGTGCGGCTTTGCCAAGCCGTTCGAGGGAGAGCTGGCCGCCGTGCAGCACCCGCGGAACTTCGACCGGTTCGGGTACATTAACCGTCAGGGGGAGTTTGTCTGGAGGTGGTGA
- a CDS encoding sulfatase family protein: MSIFRQAFLALLVSLLPTSVLAEADQRPNIVVFITDDQSQLDCSAYGATDVRTPNMQRLAQSGMTFDRAFVASPSCAPSRAALLTGLMPARNGAEPNHSRPRPDIKKWPAYFQELGYEVVAFGKVAHYKQAELYGFDQHAAGQWLAKGNMKAAKEYFNAYTGEKPVCFLFGTHQPHVPWPKKTTYQDDSVTLRPTHVDTPTTRRFRAQYYTSVSRADRMLGTVYDLAREKLGDDTLFVFTSDHGAQWPFGKWNLYEEGVRVPLIVSWPGRVKAGVRTDAMVSWVDLLPTLVELAGGKAPESPEQVDGRSFAGVLRGEADSHRDEIYTTHSGDGNFNVYPMRAVRDGRWKLVLNLHPEFAYATHINRAGNVDGAGYWATWLEAAKRDERAASIVSRYRQRPAEELYDLEADPHEQHNLASDPTHANRVKAMRNRVEAWMQSQGDQQKLYGDPTLLESTPAPTR; this comes from the coding sequence ATGAGCATATTTCGCCAAGCCTTCCTCGCCCTGCTGGTCTCTCTGCTTCCGACGAGCGTGTTGGCGGAGGCCGACCAACGCCCCAACATCGTCGTGTTCATCACCGACGACCAGAGCCAGCTCGACTGCTCCGCCTACGGCGCCACGGATGTTAGGACGCCGAACATGCAGCGGCTGGCCCAGTCCGGCATGACGTTCGACCGGGCGTTTGTGGCGTCGCCGAGTTGCGCGCCGAGCCGCGCGGCGCTGCTGACGGGACTGATGCCCGCCCGCAACGGCGCCGAGCCGAACCACAGCCGGCCCCGCCCCGACATCAAGAAGTGGCCCGCCTACTTCCAGGAGCTTGGCTACGAGGTTGTCGCGTTCGGCAAGGTGGCGCACTACAAGCAGGCGGAGCTTTACGGATTCGACCAGCACGCCGCGGGCCAATGGCTAGCCAAGGGTAACATGAAGGCCGCCAAGGAGTACTTCAACGCGTATACGGGCGAGAAGCCGGTCTGCTTCCTGTTCGGCACGCACCAGCCGCACGTGCCCTGGCCGAAGAAGACAACCTACCAAGACGACTCGGTCACGCTCCGCCCAACGCATGTCGATACACCCACTACCCGGCGGTTCCGCGCGCAGTACTACACGTCGGTCTCGAGGGCCGACCGGATGCTCGGCACGGTCTACGACTTGGCGCGGGAGAAGCTGGGGGACGACACGCTGTTCGTGTTCACCAGCGACCACGGCGCCCAATGGCCTTTCGGCAAGTGGAACCTGTACGAGGAGGGCGTCCGCGTGCCGCTGATCGTGTCGTGGCCCGGCAGGGTCAAGGCCGGCGTGCGGACCGACGCGATGGTGAGCTGGGTCGACCTGTTGCCGACGCTGGTTGAGCTGGCCGGAGGCAAGGCGCCCGAGTCGCCCGAGCAGGTCGACGGCCGCTCGTTCGCTGGCGTGCTGCGGGGCGAGGCCGACAGCCACCGCGACGAGATCTACACCACCCACTCCGGCGACGGCAACTTCAACGTCTACCCGATGCGGGCGGTGCGCGACGGCCGCTGGAAACTCGTCCTCAACCTGCACCCGGAGTTCGCTTACGCCACCCACATTAATCGGGCCGGCAACGTCGACGGCGCCGGCTACTGGGCCACCTGGCTGGAAGCCGCCAAACGCGATGAGCGGGCCGCGTCGATTGTCAGCCGCTACCGCCAACGCCCGGCCGAAGAACTGTACGACCTCGAGGCCGACCCCCACGAGCAGCACAACCTCGCGTCCGATCCCACCCACGCCAACCGGGTCAAGGCGATGCGTAACCGGGTGGAGGCTTGGATGCAGTCTCAGGGCGATCAGCAGAAGCTCTACGGCGATCCTACGCTGCTAGAGTCGACGCCGGCGCCAACTCGCTAA
- the zwf gene encoding glucose-6-phosphate dehydrogenase: MPHTFVIFGASGDLTSRKLIPALYNLRRKGRLPEDTKVVGVSRTAFTHEEWRASLAETTAKFAGENFDPEVWQAFAENVFYQPGDIGSSDDFVKLKGFLNELEAGQDSIRVYYLSTAPQFYGPAVEQLGAAGMAGETNDCSRRVVIEKPFGTDLATAQELNEVVHRSFDERQVYRIDHYLGKETVQNLMVLRFANTIFEPIWNRNYIDHVQITVAEEVEVGKRAGYYDHAGVVRDMIQNHLLQLLMITAMEAPVRYAADPVRDEKVKVLQAVKPMQGDDFRRDTFRGQYRGYTGHDGVDARSRTATFAALKLCIHNWRWQGVPFYLRSGKAMSCRTTQIVIQFRQPPHMLFNDGPRSVTDANRLVIQVQPNEGIQLHFETKVPDAGMKMRQTDLDFNYQREFKGRSMPEAYERLLLDAIEGDASLFARADEVEAAWKICDPILQAWQSGDKPTLYMYDPGFWGPQECTEWMSAQGRNWFDICPVLH, from the coding sequence ATGCCCCACACGTTCGTGATCTTCGGCGCCTCCGGCGACCTGACCAGCCGCAAGCTGATCCCCGCGCTCTACAACCTGCGCCGCAAGGGGCGGCTGCCCGAGGACACCAAGGTGGTGGGCGTGAGCCGCACGGCGTTCACGCACGAGGAGTGGCGGGCCAGCCTCGCCGAGACGACCGCCAAGTTCGCCGGCGAGAACTTCGACCCGGAGGTCTGGCAGGCGTTTGCCGAGAACGTCTTCTACCAGCCCGGCGACATCGGCAGTTCGGACGACTTCGTCAAGCTGAAGGGATTCCTCAACGAGCTGGAGGCCGGGCAGGACTCGATCCGGGTGTACTACCTGTCCACCGCGCCCCAGTTCTACGGGCCCGCGGTCGAGCAGCTGGGCGCCGCCGGCATGGCGGGCGAGACCAACGACTGCAGCCGCCGCGTGGTGATCGAGAAGCCCTTCGGCACCGACCTGGCCACGGCCCAGGAGCTGAACGAGGTGGTGCACCGTTCGTTTGACGAGCGGCAGGTCTACCGTATCGATCACTATCTCGGCAAAGAGACCGTGCAGAACCTGATGGTGCTGCGGTTCGCCAACACGATCTTCGAGCCGATCTGGAACCGCAACTACATCGACCACGTGCAGATCACCGTGGCCGAGGAGGTGGAGGTCGGCAAGCGGGCCGGCTACTACGACCACGCCGGCGTGGTGCGGGACATGATCCAGAACCACCTGCTCCAGCTGCTGATGATCACCGCCATGGAGGCGCCCGTCCGCTACGCGGCCGACCCGGTGCGGGACGAGAAGGTGAAGGTGCTGCAGGCGGTCAAGCCGATGCAGGGCGACGACTTCCGCCGCGACACGTTCCGCGGGCAGTACCGCGGCTACACCGGCCACGACGGCGTCGACGCCCGCAGCCGCACCGCCACGTTCGCCGCGCTCAAGCTGTGCATCCACAACTGGCGGTGGCAGGGCGTGCCGTTCTACCTGCGGAGCGGCAAGGCGATGAGCTGCCGCACCACGCAGATCGTGATCCAGTTCCGCCAGCCGCCGCACATGCTGTTCAACGACGGCCCCCGCAGCGTCACCGACGCCAACCGGCTGGTGATCCAGGTGCAGCCCAACGAGGGCATCCAGCTCCACTTCGAGACCAAGGTCCCCGACGCCGGCATGAAGATGCGTCAGACCGACCTGGACTTCAACTACCAGCGCGAGTTCAAGGGCCGCAGCATGCCCGAGGCCTACGAGCGGCTGCTGCTGGACGCCATCGAGGGCGACGCCAGCCTCTTCGCCCGCGCCGACGAGGTCGAGGCGGCGTGGAAGATCTGCGACCCAATCCTACAGGCATGGCAGTCAGGCGATAAACCGACGCTCTACATGTACGACCCGGGCTTCTGGGGCCCGCAGGAGTGCACCGAATGGATGAGCGCACAGGGAAGGAACTGGTTCGACATATGTCCAGTCTTGCACTGA
- a CDS encoding phosphatidylserine decarboxylase, whose protein sequence is MSSLALMGVPQTHTLPDGYRIQLAPWGRRELLLIGLPLLIATVLIATLAGPWAPLAVVPGVLLAALLWFFRDPPRAIPVEEAAYVSPADGRVTDVTHLDEYHFFGGPATRVGIFLSVLDVHVNRVPAEAEVVETHYAEGARHDARTPEATDHNESQWVGWQEPCGARFAVRQVSGAVARRIVCPLSPGDHYGRGERFGMIKFGSRTELIVPAGVQIAVKAGDRVHGGSTILARR, encoded by the coding sequence ATGTCCAGTCTTGCACTGATGGGGGTCCCGCAAACGCACACGTTGCCGGACGGCTACCGCATCCAATTGGCGCCGTGGGGCCGCCGGGAGCTGCTGCTGATCGGGCTGCCGCTGCTGATCGCCACCGTGTTGATCGCCACGCTGGCCGGCCCGTGGGCGCCGTTGGCGGTTGTGCCGGGCGTGCTGCTGGCGGCGCTGCTGTGGTTCTTCCGCGACCCGCCCCGCGCAATCCCAGTCGAAGAGGCGGCGTACGTCTCCCCGGCCGACGGCCGCGTGACCGACGTCACGCACCTGGACGAGTACCACTTCTTCGGCGGGCCTGCGACCCGCGTCGGCATCTTCTTGTCGGTGCTGGACGTGCACGTGAACCGCGTGCCGGCCGAAGCCGAAGTCGTCGAGACGCACTACGCCGAGGGCGCGCGTCACGACGCCCGCACGCCCGAGGCGACCGACCACAACGAGAGCCAGTGGGTCGGTTGGCAGGAGCCGTGCGGCGCGCGGTTCGCCGTTCGTCAGGTCTCCGGCGCTGTCGCGCGGCGGATCGTCTGCCCCCTCTCGCCCGGCGACCACTACGGCCGGGGCGAGCGGTTTGGCATGATCAAGTTCGGCTCGCGCACAGAGCTGATCGTGCCCGCGGGCGTGCAGATCGCCGTTAAGGCAGGCGACCGCGTGCACGGCGGGTCGACGATACTCGCCAGGCGTTAG
- a CDS encoding CDP-alcohol phosphatidyltransferase family protein, translated as MTRNPILLLPTLLTLGNLLCGVYATLLLAVHESAGLPWIAPCLILLGLLLDGVDGAAARRLGVASEFGARLDSLADLVTFGVAPALLVVRLSEPGRLAWVAAAWLACAAALRLARFSAAPDDRRRDFQGLPCPAAAALLAAAAIALAYAHPRLEADAYASLSAAIAAVAPAAAAGLGLLLVSPVPYAHPMARLASHGSQARLAVVAGISGALALFGGYAPLVISGLFIVSPLWLAAAPARRPLARPRRDA; from the coding sequence ATGACACGCAACCCGATCCTGCTGCTGCCCACGCTGCTGACGCTGGGAAACCTGCTGTGCGGCGTCTACGCGACGCTGCTGCTGGCGGTCCACGAGTCAGCCGGGCTGCCGTGGATCGCGCCCTGCCTGATCCTGTTGGGGCTGCTGCTCGACGGGGTCGACGGCGCCGCCGCCCGACGGCTGGGCGTTGCTTCGGAGTTCGGGGCCCGGCTCGACAGCCTGGCCGACCTGGTGACCTTTGGCGTCGCGCCCGCGCTGCTGGTCGTAAGGCTGAGCGAACCGGGCCGGCTAGCGTGGGTGGCGGCGGCCTGGCTGGCCTGCGCCGCGGCGCTGCGGCTGGCGAGGTTCTCGGCCGCCCCGGACGACCGCCGCCGCGACTTCCAGGGACTCCCCTGCCCCGCCGCGGCCGCCCTGCTGGCAGCCGCGGCGATCGCGCTGGCGTACGCTCACCCGCGGCTGGAGGCTGACGCCTACGCCAGCCTGTCCGCCGCCATTGCGGCGGTGGCGCCGGCCGCGGCAGCCGGCTTGGGGCTGCTGCTGGTCAGTCCCGTCCCGTACGCCCATCCTATGGCCCGGTTGGCGTCGCACGGCAGTCAGGCCAGGCTCGCCGTTGTGGCCGGTATTTCGGGGGCGTTGGCGTTGTTCGGGGGCTACGCCCCGCTGGTGATCTCTGGTCTATTTATAGTTTCGCCCCTATGGCTCGCGGCCGCCCCGGCGCGGCGCCCTCTCGCCCGCCCACGCCGCGACGCCTGA
- a CDS encoding riboflavin synthase, which produces MFTGLVRGLAEVISVTPDGPGVTITIDRAGLEDDSDLGASIALNGCCLTVVANYDDRVDFQAGEETLSRTNLGQLKAGDRVNVEPSLRAGDPLGGHYVTGHIDALGTVDRRDDDSDWSKFWFRVPQSLTRQMASKGSVTVDGVSLTLVDVEEERFSVALIPHTLQATTLGGRQPGDRVNIETDVLAKYVERQLSGRPGA; this is translated from the coding sequence TTGTTTACTGGACTCGTACGCGGACTGGCCGAAGTGATCTCGGTCACCCCAGACGGACCGGGCGTGACGATCACGATCGACCGCGCAGGTCTGGAGGACGACTCGGACCTCGGCGCTAGCATCGCGCTGAACGGCTGCTGCCTGACGGTCGTCGCGAACTACGACGACCGCGTCGACTTCCAAGCCGGCGAGGAGACGCTCTCCCGCACCAACCTCGGCCAGCTGAAGGCGGGCGACCGGGTGAACGTCGAGCCCTCGCTCCGCGCCGGCGACCCGCTCGGCGGGCACTACGTGACCGGCCACATCGACGCGCTCGGGACCGTTGACCGCCGGGACGACGACTCCGACTGGTCCAAGTTCTGGTTCCGCGTGCCGCAATCGCTGACCCGCCAGATGGCTAGCAAGGGCTCGGTTACGGTCGACGGGGTCAGCCTGACGCTGGTGGACGTCGAGGAAGAACGGTTCAGCGTGGCGCTGATCCCCCACACGCTGCAGGCTACCACGCTGGGCGGCCGCCAACCGGGCGACCGCGTGAACATCGAGACCGACGTCCTGGCCAAGTACGTCGAGCGGCAGCTGTCCGGCCGCCCCGGCGCCTGA
- the rsmA gene encoding 16S rRNA (adenine(1518)-N(6)/adenine(1519)-N(6))-dimethyltransferase RsmA, giving the protein MSSPRQTKSFLMKRLGEIGVAPASRHGQNFLIDLNLVELIVNSADLGPRDVVLEIGTGTGSLTTLMAPKAGRVVTVEIDGNLFELASEQLIDFPNVQMLQTDALKNKNTFSPVVMDAVGQALSEVPNSRLKLVANLPYNVATPILSNLLLCEHLPHMMVATIQKELGDRIVAQPWSKDYGALSVWMQAQAKTEIVREMSPKVFWPPPKVTSAIVRITVDPEMRAQIPDLRYFHQFVKALFLHRRKFLRANVVSAMKRHLSKEDVDQLMTAMEFGPDARTEQIDIPTLLRFTELVRAKAPDWSL; this is encoded by the coding sequence ATGTCGAGCCCGCGACAAACCAAATCGTTCCTGATGAAACGCCTCGGCGAGATCGGCGTTGCGCCGGCGTCGCGGCACGGGCAGAATTTTCTGATTGACCTCAACCTGGTGGAGCTGATCGTCAACTCGGCCGACCTCGGCCCGCGGGACGTGGTGCTGGAGATCGGCACCGGCACCGGCTCGCTCACCACGCTCATGGCGCCCAAGGCGGGCCGTGTGGTTACGGTTGAGATCGACGGCAACCTGTTCGAGCTGGCCAGCGAGCAGCTGATCGACTTCCCGAACGTCCAGATGCTGCAGACCGACGCGCTGAAGAACAAGAACACGTTCTCGCCGGTAGTGATGGACGCGGTCGGCCAGGCGCTGTCGGAGGTGCCGAACAGCCGGCTCAAACTAGTGGCCAACCTGCCGTACAACGTCGCCACGCCAATCCTCTCGAACCTGCTGCTGTGCGAGCACCTGCCGCACATGATGGTGGCGACCATCCAGAAGGAGCTGGGCGACCGCATCGTCGCCCAGCCGTGGAGCAAGGACTACGGGGCGCTGAGCGTGTGGATGCAGGCCCAGGCCAAGACCGAGATCGTCCGTGAGATGTCGCCCAAGGTGTTCTGGCCGCCCCCCAAGGTGACGTCGGCCATTGTGAGGATCACCGTCGACCCCGAGATGCGGGCCCAGATCCCCGACCTGCGGTACTTCCACCAGTTCGTGAAGGCGCTGTTCCTGCACCGCCGCAAGTTCCTGCGTGCGAACGTGGTGTCGGCGATGAAGCGCCATCTCAGCAAGGAAGACGTCGACCAGCTGATGACCGCGATGGAGTTTGGCCCCGACGCGCGGACCGAGCAGATCGACATCCCCACGCTGCTCCGCTTCACCGAGCTGGTCCGCGCCAAGGCGCCCGACTGGTCGCTCTAA
- a CDS encoding methyl-accepting chemotaxis protein, whose product MNTKQKIAVLVAVSCLSLLLLIGIGWRSLSQQVTHLNDIVDQHFLVLLDEEISPLIQDEILPVINEDFVETMAMQQSIAMLIDADRDAYQSLLAEVEIRQLAGREDFDQEKYTELVAAHEENLSQIHTRVTKASDGVFSDASKESLAVSLAKFNDWKIATQELVQLASAGADADVEQIESLSQQAMEAFDAFRGPLDVAKETLQLDIADAVTAIKAKKDRINESEQRAAESREAVVATAGQTRLSASQAVTGFLAVGGAAIAITATLGVLISWSLIKPLMATIAMLDGIAQAGGDLTQRMATNRKDEFGTLAKAFNRFIEKIQATVTHVAENSKVLVASAAELNEAAARLAEGAADTSLRSSTVAASSEETSVSMAQILQTTQTMNNNFKAVSEAVDEMTQNISGIAGNTEQSSSIASDASVVANASHDKMMVLRQSATEIGRVTEVIQEIAEQTNLLALNATIEASRAGAAGRGFAVVAAEVKELAKQTAEATDDIRRRVAGIQKSSDEAVDSITQVNEVVSNVQTISTSIAAAVEDQRNVANKICQQFQSVTEGVQTVTHCLDESSVASVEATQNIIKVDEVAKRTAQDAAQAGDVGNRMTELANRLEETLSQFRY is encoded by the coding sequence ATGAACACAAAACAAAAAATCGCGGTCCTTGTCGCTGTCAGCTGCCTGTCCCTCCTGCTGCTCATCGGAATCGGGTGGCGTTCGCTGTCCCAGCAGGTGACCCACCTGAACGACATCGTCGACCAGCACTTCCTCGTACTGCTGGACGAGGAGATCTCGCCGCTGATCCAGGACGAGATCCTGCCGGTCATCAACGAGGACTTCGTCGAGACCATGGCCATGCAGCAAAGCATCGCGATGCTGATCGACGCCGACCGCGACGCCTACCAGTCGCTGCTGGCCGAGGTCGAGATCCGCCAGCTCGCCGGCCGCGAGGACTTCGACCAGGAGAAGTACACCGAGCTGGTCGCGGCGCACGAGGAGAACCTGTCGCAGATCCATACCCGCGTCACCAAGGCGTCCGACGGCGTATTCAGCGACGCCTCGAAGGAGAGCCTGGCGGTCTCGCTGGCGAAGTTCAACGACTGGAAGATCGCCACGCAGGAGCTGGTGCAGCTCGCGTCGGCCGGCGCCGACGCGGACGTCGAGCAGATCGAGTCGCTCAGCCAGCAGGCGATGGAGGCGTTCGACGCGTTCCGCGGCCCGCTGGACGTCGCGAAGGAGACCCTGCAGCTGGACATCGCCGACGCGGTGACCGCGATCAAGGCCAAGAAGGACCGCATCAACGAGAGCGAGCAACGGGCCGCCGAGAGCCGCGAGGCCGTGGTCGCGACCGCCGGTCAGACCCGCCTGTCCGCCTCGCAGGCCGTGACCGGCTTCCTGGCGGTGGGCGGCGCCGCGATCGCGATCACCGCGACGCTCGGCGTGCTCATCTCCTGGTCGCTAATCAAGCCGCTGATGGCCACCATCGCGATGCTCGACGGCATCGCCCAGGCCGGCGGCGACCTGACGCAGCGGATGGCGACCAACCGGAAGGACGAGTTCGGCACGCTCGCCAAGGCGTTCAACCGGTTCATCGAGAAGATCCAGGCCACGGTCACCCACGTGGCGGAGAACTCGAAGGTGCTGGTGGCTTCGGCCGCCGAGCTCAACGAGGCCGCCGCGCGGCTCGCCGAGGGCGCCGCCGACACGTCGCTCCGGTCGTCGACGGTGGCGGCCTCGTCGGAGGAGACGTCGGTCTCGATGGCGCAGATCCTCCAGACCACGCAGACGATGAACAACAACTTCAAGGCCGTCTCCGAGGCCGTCGACGAGATGACGCAGAACATCTCCGGCATCGCCGGCAACACGGAGCAGTCCTCGTCGATCGCCAGCGACGCGTCCGTGGTGGCCAACGCCAGCCACGACAAGATGATGGTGCTCCGCCAGTCCGCGACCGAGATCGGCCGGGTGACGGAGGTGATCCAGGAGATCGCCGAGCAGACCAACCTGCTCGCGCTGAACGCCACGATCGAGGCGTCCCGCGCCGGCGCCGCTGGGCGGGGCTTCGCCGTGGTGGCCGCGGAGGTCAAGGAGCTGGCTAAGCAGACCGCCGAGGCGACCGACGACATCCGCCGGCGGGTAGCCGGCATCCAGAAGTCCTCCGACGAAGCGGTCGACTCGATCACCCAGGTCAACGAGGTGGTCTCGAACGTACAGACCATCTCGACCAGCATCGCCGCCGCGGTCGAGGACCAGCGCAACGTCGCGAACAAGATCTGCCAGCAGTTCCAGAGCGTCACCGAGGGGGTCCAGACGGTCACCCACTGCCTGGACGAGTCGTCCGTTGCTAGCGTCGAAGCGACCCAGAACATCATCAAGGTGGACGAAGTCGCCAAACGCACCGCCCAGGACGCCGCGCAGGCGGGCGACGTCGGCAACCGCATGACCGAGCTGGCCAACCGGCTGGAGGAAACCCTCAGCCAGTTCCGCTACTAG
- a CDS encoding OprO/OprP family phosphate-selective porin: MRTILIAALVATTFSTSHAEDAAGLAPAATAEPSYDSLLASQVEALKTQNDLLREQIQLQSSDGYDANQVTFSDGISTEFVDDLNSLLEWRESVEKAEAKAAAKAALAPTIGFKGRFFFDAYNFSQNAESVAQVGNAENAVALRWAWIEMGGQVMENTSYRIWFDLAGQVSLLDVYLDFAELPYAQNVRVGHFFEPFGMEQLTPNKYLTFMERASAFNLGRNTGVMAHSDDDQANWTYGLGVFVSEQGSKPPRFQDDNDATAITGRLTWLPWYDEATDGRGVFHLGVGGSYRNLADDTAEFKHRPESYMAPVVIDTGVVAASDYQLLGLEAAYAYGSFAVQAEYQGASVNTLGPGSQYLDGAYIQTSYFLTGENRFYNRRSGSFSNKIVPLENFFRVRTGECSTCTGWGAWELAYRYAYNDLNDTTIQGGRMGVHQLGLNWYLSPYTRAMLDFIHSDADTTVANGGDLDIVQMRMQFNL; this comes from the coding sequence ATGAGAACAATACTTATCGCCGCCCTCGTGGCGACCACGTTCAGCACCAGCCACGCTGAAGACGCCGCCGGGCTGGCGCCAGCCGCCACCGCGGAGCCGTCGTACGACTCGCTGCTGGCCTCCCAGGTCGAGGCGCTCAAGACGCAGAACGATCTGCTGCGTGAGCAGATCCAGCTGCAGTCGTCCGACGGTTACGACGCCAACCAGGTGACCTTCTCCGACGGCATCTCGACCGAGTTCGTCGACGACCTCAACAGCCTGCTGGAGTGGCGTGAGTCGGTCGAGAAGGCCGAGGCCAAGGCGGCCGCCAAGGCCGCGCTCGCCCCGACGATTGGCTTCAAGGGGCGGTTCTTCTTCGACGCCTACAACTTCAGCCAGAACGCCGAGAGCGTCGCCCAGGTTGGCAACGCGGAGAACGCGGTGGCCCTGCGTTGGGCGTGGATCGAGATGGGCGGCCAGGTCATGGAGAACACCTCCTACCGCATCTGGTTCGACCTGGCGGGCCAGGTCAGCCTGCTGGACGTCTACCTCGACTTCGCCGAGCTGCCGTATGCCCAGAACGTGCGGGTCGGCCACTTCTTCGAGCCGTTCGGCATGGAGCAGCTGACGCCGAACAAGTACCTGACCTTCATGGAGCGGGCTTCGGCGTTCAACCTCGGCCGCAACACGGGCGTGATGGCCCACTCCGACGACGACCAGGCCAACTGGACCTACGGCCTCGGCGTGTTTGTCTCGGAGCAGGGTTCCAAGCCGCCCCGGTTCCAAGACGACAACGACGCCACGGCGATCACCGGACGGCTGACCTGGCTCCCGTGGTACGACGAGGCGACCGACGGCCGCGGGGTGTTCCACCTGGGCGTCGGCGGCAGCTACCGCAATCTGGCGGACGACACCGCCGAGTTCAAGCACCGCCCCGAGTCCTACATGGCGCCGGTCGTGATCGACACCGGCGTGGTCGCGGCTTCGGACTACCAGCTGCTCGGCCTCGAGGCCGCCTACGCCTACGGCTCGTTCGCGGTGCAGGCGGAGTACCAGGGCGCGTCGGTCAACACGCTCGGCCCTGGCTCGCAGTACCTCGACGGCGCCTACATCCAGACCAGCTACTTCCTGACCGGCGAGAACCGCTTCTACAACCGCCGCTCCGGCTCGTTCTCCAACAAGATCGTCCCGCTGGAGAACTTCTTCCGCGTGCGGACCGGCGAGTGCAGCACCTGCACCGGCTGGGGGGCGTGGGAGCTGGCCTACCGCTACGCCTACAACGACCTCAACGACACCACCATCCAGGGCGGCCGGATGGGCGTCCACCAGCTCGGCCTCAACTGGTACCTGTCGCCGTACACCCGGGCGATGCTCGACTTCATCCACTCCGACGCCGACACGACCGTGGCCAACGGGGGAGACCTGGACATCGTCCAGATGCGGATGCAGTTCAACCTGTAG